The Lolium rigidum isolate FL_2022 chromosome 1, APGP_CSIRO_Lrig_0.1, whole genome shotgun sequence region agcctcggggagaattactccctcctcatcataggagacagcagcgttgatgaagatggcggtggtgtcgatggagatgcctttccggggcaattccccgtcccggcggcgtgccggaacagacacttctgtcccccgaattggagtttcgcgatagcggcggctctggaaggttttctggtgtttcgtcaatccgtgtcgaagttttaggtcaggacggcttaaataggcgaagaggcggagtcggaggggccacggaggtcccacaccctagggggcgcacccccctgggccgcgccgccaccacgtgtggggcccccagggctcccctctggtgcctctccggtgttctggaagcttccgggaaaaataaggttatgggcgttgatttcgtccgattccgagaatatttcctttgtaggatttctgaaaccaaaaacagcagaaaacaacaactggcccttcggcatctcgtcaataggttagttctggaaaacgcatcaaaacgaaataaagtgtgaacaaaacatgtaggtattgtcataaaacaagcatggaacatcagaaattatagatacgttggagacgtatcaaatcctgtaggctgacacgagacatcggttatcaaataagcggggagagcgatttacccaggttcggggccctcgatgaggtaaaacccttacgtcccgcatgtctgatcttgattatgaaaatatcgggttacaatggggtgccgaaggtttcggctatgatctcatcgagagactaagttctgtaaTGACCTAGCCCTAGACTTGCGTTggctatgattactatgattgcgtgtgtccctcggcagcccctctccttgcCCTTAtagtgggagccaggtctcgagagtactgtccgggtacgactaggttacaaagagccctagatctaaactttccttgtattcttcgtcttcttgccttgtccttcaagaatccttcttcggaaCCAACGTAACGGCCCACCTAgtcgtcgagtgccttcatgggcccctggctgGGCGGTAAGAGGTAGTacaatactagttacccgaagggtaatgcccacatcaccgggcgaaaccaaaaacgataaatactggggtcttcaTCAAAGGAGCCAAtaactttgattactacggaaggttacaaagtgtatacgagctggcattcaatcgtacgaacatgcaactcaatatcgtcgtgttcaacTGTCATTGGTTCAACCCAATAGGTGGAcggagaagtgataagtccattgggttagttgaagttaggccttcaaccacctatagcggagccgatgtctttgttgtggctcaccaagccaagcaagtttattatttgccctacccatgccagaaagcggaactcaagggttgggaagtcgtcttccaggtatcgccacatggtaacctaccaatTCCCTCTGAGgaagattacaacaacattgaccctgtgACATACgtggggattttctatcaagaggaacaggacttcgggaatatattttagaaccgtttgttgaagaggacctcgggaacgatgcaggaactcgtggtgagtcagtggtggatctaaaggacatatctatgctcgagaagttacttgaggcgacaattatgatgagcctccacccatcgacccttcaactttgtactcaaaagatagtgatagtgatagtgagaaagagaaagagaaagagacagAGTATGAGAGTCAGAGTGAGAGTGATGATGGCTGGTGAgcgtcttttattcttagtatttatttgtcaacatgcttcttaattgcattgtgtcttttattcttagtatcttcattttatttgtcaacatgcttcttaattgcattgtgccttttattcttagtatcttcattttattatgtctttgtgcttaactgttttctttttctcaatGTAGGTGACtgaacaatatgagcagcggcaaggaaGACTCGGCGAGCTTGCTTAGGACGAtggcgcaggtgaagaggaatattcctagagcgcctagacggagtgatcgaccCACGGTGCCCAATCCGCGTTACGCTGATGGTACcgatggacgaggacgaggaggacgaggacgaggaggacgaggtggaggaagaggtggcggtggggtacacatggacttttaCCCACCACCCTTCGCTTCTGGCGACATGGCTCCTGAGTTgttcctagagggtccgtctagtgcggaggtggagatggagacggagtctacacacgagtcggactctagggctgagttggaggtgatggagggtggGGATGcgctgaagcccttgaagattcgtggaGAAGCGAAAGTCcccgaggcgaggaaggagcctaagacccatgatgagaaggcccttatcattccttcgggcgatgagtaagtgtactactttagaaatttcgaacatgtattttcatcttggtcataataaacaatttggcatgtgtactaatgtgtgatttatttgcaacAACTGGACATGGGAGGCCAAGCCCCCTCGCCTgcctaacagcttgcttggggctcTAATTAAGAAGTTTTGGCCGGGCatatacactccccttagcacggtccccggtggcgagacgaagctagccactacttgggtggactatgaggatgcccctgccgtaggcttcgcgacagctgctgaggctgtgaccaccaagttttgggtaagacatatatttctcgagcaccgttcatagttgatgaccctaatgtgctaactcatgactttcacaactgatttatgcatgattgaagtgcttctatcgtgtggacctgAAGGTTGATTggcaggcgcgtctcactttgcgtgccgcttgtgagaggttgacaccgcagcagtggtacaacTAAAAGGTCACCTCCGCTAGTGGCTTCTGGgctcaagggtaagagggtcaagaaggagtactatgtcgGTAACGAGCCTAtggaggaatgggcaatgaccattgaggagtacatgtcggtgagtaaaatgtcaatgagattctacattgctgctaagtttccattggattatcttgagttgagtattgcattttcaggtttgtcccgagtgggccgagccGCATAAGGAGgaatgggaggagctgattagggcgaggtggctcaagatggatgaggagtttgcagccgtgtcgaggcgtaacatggataggcaccggtggcacacactgcgcgggaaaccgcgactacaaCCGCTACAAGGGGAAagtggtatgtatatacatggaatgaccttctttcatttcccgtcatgttaCATTTGTGATACGCATAACCTTTCTTTTCGTGATGCAGTTGGCCGAGGCAgcacctggggtggtgcttcatgatcccgagatatatgacatgatgcggacgaagacgaagcccaatcccgcattgcatCAGCCccagtactacggcaatgccaaggccgccaaggatgactactgcgacatggtgaggtctcgtcacccatatgtggatgaccccttgcgcatgccgaccgacgaggagtcgttggtcctgtcggggcgcGGGCGTAGGCATGGCCGTTACCCCTTtctgaataaggcggtcaagcctaccccaGCCACGAGCTACACGTGTCTCacgcataccctcaccgccgacagcccccagcctcgtccccggcatgctcgtccacccgcctacgatgtaagttttcctcatttgcatcctctttccggttttcgttcctacatggctaagtgttgatgagattcattgtttctgaaattatagcctgagttcgaggcggctttcgaagcctgtaatgaagcgtatcagcaggccTCTGCGCAGTGGAATAAGCAGcatacggcctacatggcgtatatatAAGTAAGTTCGAATCTTTCTTTTCGCAAGTAGATAacaagtctcagtttgatgctttatttctgcaaagcctgatttgtaacctatcttgcaggcaCTGATGATTTCTTTGGCtactggtacaccgccaccggctcaaGTTCCCATGGCGGGGGAAtcgcctatcatgccatcgagggcaacTTTCTCTTTGAcatactacggatccacaccggtaagttctttgccaaaccggtagttaccactttcctttgcctcgcaagttgctaacatgtagggaacatgtagggaacgggatgctcCGAGAACCAGGCCTCGcggggtgggcgcgaggtcacaccggttcatgaaggtggttgGTCTCCTGGGTGTTCTGCTGGTGCctctgctggtgcctctccgtcaACTTCTCCTGGgagtactcccggtgcctctccgtcgacttctcctgggtgTACTCCCGGTGCTTCTCCAGCTGGTTCTTCTGGAGCGCAACCTCAGACCCGGTCTTCTCGTTTCGCCCACCTTGAGGGCGGATACACCCCGGCCGGGCCCTTCATGTAGTCGGCTCACACTATGTATGCGCGCGCTTGCTACTACTATTCCGGTTATGCGctagctactactatgtatttggaCGACATGAcactcctcttgtatgctattatGTGCACTATGTATGCTATTATGTGAATTATATGCTATTTTGATGAATTATGGCAAATTTGGTCGAATTGGATGAATTTgggtgaatttggatgaatttgggtGAATTTGGTGAACCAGCTGGAAATGAGCAgcagaaataaaaaaaattgtgcccagccctacgccgagggcaaagCCGTCCGCATAGCCAAATGGCATGACCATATGGTCAGGGCTATGCCTATCGGCATAGCCTCTGGCCTAGGCTCCCGCAGCGCGCCACGTGGACATCTATGCCGAGGGTGAAGCCCTCGGCGTATCAAGCCTCCATGCACGGCCGTGCGCCCCCATAGCGTGCCACGTACACCTCTATGCCGAGGGTGAAGCCCTCGGAGTATCAAGCTGCTCCGTTATGGCGACGGCGCGCCAGCACGCTGCGCCGAGGGCTCGAACGCCGAGGGGCtcacgtggccgtcggcgtagggcacgtacgccgagggccagccCTACGCCGACGGCGCAGCTGTCTTTGCCGAGGGAGGTAGATgccgacgccatacgccgagggctgccgtcggcgtagcctacgccgagggccaggcgtggctacgccgagagcagccggccgtcggcgtacgcgtccattcctgtagtgaatcgGGTAGGTGGGTGGATGTGTATCAAACATGGTCGACCAAAGAAAACAGGAGTCCGCACACGAACGGGCGTGCCATATGTACTCACATGCACGGAACTTGCCTCACCGCCGCTTCGTCAGAAGCTGAAGCAGAATCTCATTGAACGTGTCCACCGGTCCGGGCAGGCAGAAGTGGAGGCAGTCGCTCTGCAGCCGCTCCGGCACGCCGCGCGCGAACGGGTCGCGTTTCATGTAGACCCCGGGGTGCCCGTCCGGCCGCATCGCTGCCAGCTTCGTCACGTCCAGCACCTCAACCGTCGCCCCCCTGCCACCGTcaatcctcgccgccgccgtctcctctctCACTATGTTTCGAAGCTCCGCGTGCATGGCGtccacctccctctctccctccctataCGGCAGCCTCCTCGCGCACGTAGCGGGGTCGTCCCACTCCTTCTCGAAGTGCGCCGGCGAGAAGGTGGCCACCACCACCGTGCGTGGGCGCGCACGGCCAGCAGAGCTGACGAGGCGGCGTATCGTCATCCGGATGGCCTCCCGGTACGGCGAGAAGAAGCCGATCTCGGTGTGGTTGAGGTCAGAGAGGCGGTGCGTCCCGAGCACCACGCTGCCGTTGTAGTAGACGCTGGGGTTCCAGAACCAGTGGCCGGTGCTGACCACCGCCACGTCCATGGCGTCGGCGTCGGCCGACCAGCGCTCGGCGAGGGCGTCGAGGTACACCGAGCTGTAGGGCTCACTGTAGTTCTCCGACTTGCCCGTGGCGCGCGCCAGGAACGGCGCCCAGTACACGGACACCGTCACGTTGTGCGACGGGAACGCCCAGCGCCAGAACTTGCGTGTCCCGGGCTCGGGGTCCTGGTACACCATGCGGTACGGGAACGACGCGCCGAGGAGGCAGACGAGGGACTCGGCCTGGTTCCGCGCCATGGAGTCGCCCAGGAAGGCGACGTGCTTGCCGCGGACGGCGGCAAGGAAAGACGCGGCGTCGAAGGAAGGGAGGTGACACCCGGCGGGCGATGGCTGCCATCGCCAGTCGAGGTAGCCGGTGTCAGGGCGCCCGTTGCGGATGCAGTTCTCGCTGCCCTTGACGTTGCACTCCGTGCCGTTGTACCGCCGGGCGTGCCCCGGCGCCTGCACCCACTGCCCCTCCGAGTAGTCGCAGCTGTACGTCGACACTGCTGCAACCAACGAGCAGGAAAGAAAGACAAGGTTGAAGCAACACGTACGAATTAGCATCCATCATCCCGAACCTTGATTGCAATTTGTAAGTAGACAACTACACACACAGAGACGTACGTACCTTGACTGTAAGTGCTGGTGACGTACTGGAGCAGCGGCGAGACCATGGCCCTCTCGCGCGCGCCACACTGGGAGcagcggaggaggtggaggagagcCAAGCCGAGCAGGGCGGAGAGGAGCCATGCGAGGACGGTTCTGAGGCCAAGGCTGACGCTGCCGTATCTCGACGACTGCTTGTGGCTGTGCTGATGCAGTGGCTGGTACACTGCCATGATCTCGTTGCCTTTGTGCTTGCACCACCAGGGCCGTGTATCGGTGGGAGGTTGCTTCCAGGGGAGTTTCTATGCTGCAGGCCAATGCGTACGTGAGTTGTGGAAAGACTGTAACCGCTCATATGCAGGGCGTTCAGCTGTTGTTACCTCCTACACTGTGTACGAGTACATACACAATTTGGCAAGCGGCAATCCACATTTGCAAGTGGCTGTTGTCAATGTAACCTGGGTCAGAGATCCGGCTATATTCGATAGTCTTGTGGGTGGAAGATTGAGCCGTGTTCTCGAAAACTCCCGGGTTGCAGATCTCAACGCGTTGTAACTGTGGCGAGGCGCTGAATGAGAGAAATCTCTGCTTGGGGCGAGGACCTGGCCATTGGTTTCTGCGTTCAGGGACTTCTGACTTTCGCATATCCCCTGATTCTTACAGTATTTAGGAGCGGTACAAATGTTGCAGTGGCTGTTGTCGAAGCATTTCACGTGAACATACACTTCGTCAACCGACAGATTCTTGCGTTTCAaattcgtaaaaaaaaaaaaaaatcttgcgtTTCTCATTCTCAGTACAAGAATGGCCCGTTTTACCGTTTACTTGCAAGAAGGCGCCAAAATTATGGGCATCAATTAGGGCACCTTTAGTAGCCTAGACCGATTTTGTTGCTCGAGGGTACACACCCTGgatgttaga contains the following coding sequences:
- the LOC124708989 gene encoding xyloglucan O-acetyltransferase 1-like, with amino-acid sequence MAVYQPLHQHSHKQSSRYGSVSLGLRTVLAWLLSALLGLALLHLLRCSQCGARERAMVSPLLQYVTSTYSQAVSTYSCDYSEGQWVQAPGHARRYNGTECNVKGSENCIRNGRPDTGYLDWRWQPSPAGCHLPSFDAASFLAAVRGKHVAFLGDSMARNQAESLVCLLGASFPYRMVYQDPEPGTRKFWRWAFPSHNVTVSVYWAPFLARATGKSENYSEPYSSVYLDALAERWSADADAMDVAVVSTGHWFWNPSVYYNGSVVLGTHRLSDLNHTEIGFFSPYREAIRMTIRRLVSSAGRARPRTVVVATFSPAHFEKEWDDPATCARRLPYREGEREVDAMHAELRNIVREETAAARIDGGRGATVEVLDVTKLAAMRPDGHPGVYMKRDPFARGVPERLQSDCLHFCLPGPVDTFNEILLQLLTKRR